One segment of Tamlana crocina DNA contains the following:
- a CDS encoding ATP-binding protein, whose translation MSKRKKKYIPKKKNNPVVLNLRIEELKNELRLHGKNIDAISKSHDIHITMLSNFARHDIKNSIQSIDSVVSTNTSDEITDEHLNSIKLNLKIMRETIENFSKLVPHSDKDNFSYSSLITAVELLNRDNFYENKISLIKENNLEQEIYFSLPFQSVVQMTNNIIINATKALSKIDSNRKIKFSVDKDEDFLKISIFDNGEEVEKKIENKIFDYGISNTGGSGIGLHHAKYLCELYNGSIEYYPLENEEYQKYFLISLPIINSEE comes from the coding sequence GTGAGTAAACGAAAAAAGAAATATATCCCAAAGAAAAAGAACAACCCAGTTGTTTTAAACCTAAGAATTGAGGAATTAAAAAATGAACTTAGGCTACATGGAAAAAATATTGATGCCATATCAAAATCACACGATATACACATCACTATGCTGAGTAATTTTGCTAGACACGATATTAAAAACTCTATTCAAAGTATCGATAGTGTAGTAAGCACAAACACCTCTGATGAAATTACTGACGAACATTTAAACTCAATTAAATTGAATTTAAAAATAATGAGAGAGACAATTGAAAACTTCTCTAAATTAGTTCCTCATAGCGATAAAGACAATTTTTCCTACAGCAGTTTAATAACTGCAGTTGAACTTTTAAATAGAGATAATTTCTATGAAAACAAAATTTCTCTAATTAAAGAAAATAATTTAGAGCAAGAAATCTATTTTAGTTTACCTTTTCAATCAGTTGTGCAAATGACAAATAATATTATAATTAATGCAACAAAAGCACTTTCAAAAATAGACTCAAATAGAAAAATTAAATTTTCAGTTGATAAAGATGAAGACTTTTTAAAAATAAGCATATTTGATAACGGAGAGGAAGTTGAAAAGAAAATAGAAAATAAAATTTTCGATTATGGAATTTCAAATACAGGAGGTTCTGGAATAGGCTTGCACCACGCGAAATACTTATGTGAGCTATATAATGGCTCAATAGAATATTACCCTTTAGAAAATGAAGAGTATCAAAAATATTTTTTAATATCTTTACCCATAATAAATTCAGAAGAATGA